A single window of Hippocampus zosterae strain Florida chromosome 15, ASM2543408v3, whole genome shotgun sequence DNA harbors:
- the mrps14 gene encoding 28S ribosomal protein S14, mitochondrial — MAAAVVARLGVDVLYNSFCAPKQALRVCWGCVEQARGYYVDWKMLRDVKRRQMAFDYADQRLRINSLRKNTILPKELQELADQEIAALPRDSCPVRIRNRCVMTSRPRGVKRRWRLSRIVFRHLADHNQMSGILRARW; from the exons ATGGCGGCTGCCGTTGTTGCACGACTGGGTGTCGATGTCCTTTATAACAGTTTCTGCGCTCCTAAACAG GCTCTGAGGGTCTGCTGGGGTTGTGTGGAACAAGCAAGGGGTTACTACGTTGACTGGAAGATGCTGAGAGATGTCAAGAGAAGACAAATGGCCTTTGACTATGCTGACCAGCGGCTGCGAATCAACTCGCTGAGGAAGAACACCATCTTACCAAAAGAACTCCAG GAATTGGCAGATCAAGAAATCGCAGCTTTGCCACGAGACTCCTGTCCTGTGAGGATACGCAACAGGTGCGTGATGACCTCCCGGCCGCGGGGAGTGAAGCGCAGGTGGCGACTCAGTCGGATCGTCTTTCGTCACCTGGCCGACCACAACCAAATGTCTGGCATCCTGAGGGCGAGGTGGTAA